In Gordonia phthalatica, one genomic interval encodes:
- a CDS encoding bifunctional FO biosynthesis protein CofGH: MSAPSVPDPIPAPSASAMRRVLRRARDGSVLNVDEAAVLLTARGDDLTALCEAAARVRDAGLEAEGRGGQISYSRKVFIPITHLCRDRCHYCTFVTVPGKLAREGKGMYMEMDEIVDVARRGAELGCKEALFTLGDRPEDRWPEAAAWLDERGYDSTLDYVRAAAIRVLEETGLLPHLNPGVMSWEEINRLKPVAPSMGMMLETTARRLFTDKGECHYGSPDKDPEIRLRVLTDAGRLTVPFTTGILVGIGENLHERAESIFAIRKVHKAFGHIQEVIIQNFRAKPDTAMRETPDADIDEYLAAIAVARLVLGPAMRIQAPPNLVSAQECHALVAAGVDDWGGVSPLTPDHVNPERPWPNLDSLAEITAEAGFTLVERIAAQPKYVKAGTPWIDPRILHHVTALADPTTGLGADVKPVGLPWQEPDEDWSSSGRIDLNTEIDVDGRNTDTRSDIANAFGDWDTIREQVLELGASAPVHLESEVAAALRRAEKNPAGLSDDDYLALAEADGAGLDALAALADSIRADVVGDEVSYVVNRNINFTNICYTGCRFCAFAQRKGDADAFTLSTSEVADRAWEAHVDGATEICMQGGIDPELPVSGYADLVRAIKDRIPSMHVHAFSPMEIVNGASRGGESIRDWLFELKKAGLGSIPGTAAEILDDEVRWVLTKGKLPTKSWIEVITTAHELGIPSSSTMMYGHVDAPHHWVAHLNILRDIQDRTGGFTEFVPLPFVHQSSPLYLAGASRPGPTRRENRAVHALARLMLHGRIDHVQTSWVKLGVEGTRVMLRGGADDLGGTLMEETISRMAGSQYGSAKTVAELHDIVTGIGRIPRQRTTEYGRVEAPVVGLGLV; this comes from the coding sequence ATGTCGGCGCCGTCGGTGCCGGATCCGATCCCCGCGCCGTCCGCGTCCGCCATGCGTCGAGTGCTGCGACGCGCTCGTGACGGCTCGGTCCTCAACGTCGACGAAGCCGCGGTGCTCCTCACCGCGCGCGGTGACGATCTGACGGCGCTGTGCGAGGCCGCCGCCCGCGTCCGCGACGCCGGGCTCGAGGCGGAGGGGCGCGGCGGGCAGATCAGCTACTCGCGGAAGGTCTTCATCCCGATCACCCACCTGTGCCGCGACCGCTGCCACTACTGCACGTTCGTGACCGTGCCGGGGAAGCTGGCCCGCGAGGGCAAGGGCATGTACATGGAGATGGACGAGATCGTCGACGTGGCACGCCGCGGCGCCGAACTCGGCTGCAAGGAGGCGCTCTTCACCCTCGGCGACCGACCCGAGGACCGATGGCCCGAGGCTGCCGCCTGGCTCGACGAGCGCGGCTACGACTCCACCCTCGACTACGTGCGGGCCGCCGCGATCCGGGTCCTCGAGGAGACCGGTCTGCTGCCGCACCTGAATCCCGGCGTGATGAGCTGGGAGGAGATCAACCGACTCAAGCCGGTGGCGCCGTCGATGGGCATGATGCTCGAGACCACCGCGCGGCGGCTGTTCACCGACAAGGGGGAGTGCCACTACGGCAGCCCCGACAAGGACCCCGAGATCCGCCTGCGCGTCCTCACCGACGCCGGGCGCCTGACGGTCCCGTTCACCACGGGCATCCTCGTCGGCATCGGTGAGAACCTGCACGAGCGCGCCGAGTCGATCTTCGCGATCCGCAAGGTGCACAAGGCGTTCGGTCACATCCAAGAAGTGATCATCCAGAACTTCCGGGCCAAGCCCGATACCGCGATGCGGGAGACGCCCGACGCCGACATCGACGAATACCTCGCCGCGATCGCCGTCGCCCGCCTGGTCCTCGGACCCGCCATGCGCATCCAGGCACCGCCGAACTTGGTGTCGGCGCAGGAGTGCCACGCACTGGTCGCGGCGGGTGTCGACGACTGGGGCGGAGTGTCGCCGCTGACCCCCGACCACGTGAACCCGGAGCGTCCGTGGCCGAACCTCGACTCGCTCGCCGAGATCACCGCGGAGGCCGGCTTCACGCTCGTCGAGCGGATCGCCGCACAACCGAAGTACGTCAAGGCGGGCACCCCGTGGATCGACCCGCGGATCCTGCACCACGTGACCGCGCTCGCCGATCCGACCACCGGTCTGGGCGCCGACGTGAAGCCCGTCGGCCTGCCGTGGCAGGAGCCCGACGAGGACTGGTCGTCGTCCGGTCGCATCGACCTCAACACCGAGATCGACGTCGACGGCCGCAACACCGACACGCGCAGCGACATCGCCAACGCCTTCGGCGACTGGGACACCATCCGCGAACAGGTCCTCGAACTCGGGGCCTCCGCTCCGGTCCACTTGGAGTCCGAGGTCGCGGCGGCACTGCGTCGCGCGGAGAAGAACCCCGCCGGGCTGTCCGACGACGACTACCTCGCCCTCGCCGAAGCGGACGGCGCCGGCCTCGACGCCCTCGCAGCCCTGGCCGACTCGATCCGGGCCGACGTGGTCGGCGACGAGGTCAGCTACGTGGTGAACCGGAACATCAACTTCACCAACATCTGCTACACCGGCTGCCGATTCTGCGCGTTCGCGCAGCGCAAGGGCGACGCCGACGCGTTCACCCTCTCCACGTCCGAGGTCGCGGACCGTGCGTGGGAGGCCCACGTCGACGGCGCCACCGAGATCTGCATGCAGGGCGGCATCGACCCGGAACTCCCGGTCAGCGGCTACGCCGACCTGGTGCGCGCGATCAAGGACCGGATCCCGTCGATGCACGTGCACGCGTTCAGCCCGATGGAGATCGTCAACGGTGCCTCCCGCGGCGGCGAATCGATCCGCGACTGGCTGTTCGAGCTCAAGAAAGCCGGACTCGGCTCCATCCCCGGCACCGCTGCCGAGATCCTGGACGACGAGGTCCGCTGGGTGCTCACCAAGGGCAAGCTGCCGACCAAGTCGTGGATCGAGGTCATCACCACGGCGCACGAGTTGGGCATTCCGTCGAGCTCGACGATGATGTACGGCCACGTCGACGCCCCGCATCACTGGGTGGCGCATCTGAACATCCTGCGCGACATCCAGGACCGCACCGGCGGCTTCACCGAGTTCGTGCCGCTGCCGTTCGTGCACCAGTCGTCGCCGCTCTATCTGGCCGGCGCCTCGCGGCCCGGCCCGACGCGGCGGGAGAACCGCGCGGTGCACGCCCTCGCCCGCCTCATGCTGCACGGCCGGATCGACCACGTGCAGACCAGCTGGGTGAAGCTCGGCGTGGAGGGCACGCGGGTCATGCTGCGCGGCGGCGCCGACGATCTCGGCGGCACCCTCATGGAGGAGACCATCTCTCGCATGGCGGGCAGCCAGTACGGGTCGGCCAAGACCGTCGCCGAACTCCACGACATCGTCACCGGCATCGGCCGCATCCCGCGTCAGCGGACGACGGAGTACGGCCGCGTCGAGGCGCCGGTGGTGGGGCTGGGCCTGGTCTGA
- a CDS encoding FAD-dependent oxidoreductase, producing MRILIVGGVAGGMSAAARARRRDENAEIIVFERGDHPSFANCGLPYYVSGEIDDESSLLVQTPDSLKDALDIDVRIRHEVIAVDAAAQTVDVRHDGTVTTWTYDALVLAPGASAVRPPIPGIDSPRIQTLRTVGDAARMRDEVEAGATRAVVLGAGFIGLEAAEGLRMRGLTVDVVESAPHVLPPLENEQASLIQDELRAMGITLHTGVAATAVESGPEHDTVVLADGTRIDADIVVLSVGVRPDTAVFEAAGIACERGAMIVDEHGRTSLENVWAVGDATVSTDSVTGLRRPVALAGPANRAGRLVADHIADPTTARPIPQPVGTAIVRVGGLTAALTGANRAALDQAGIDYRTVHLHPGSHAGYFPGAEQIHLLMHVRADDGLILGAQAVGADGVDKRIDVLATAIRNRMTGPDLIDLDLAYAPPFGSAKDPVNLAGMIAENVVNGSLNLWYADEYGTGDHLILDVRGPAEQDADPVPGALCIPHVQVRDRLDEIRDAAAGREVRVLCASGMRSYLAYRILRAAGIPAANLSGGLLTLRAAESIRPLQTV from the coding sequence GTGAGGATCCTGATCGTCGGCGGAGTCGCCGGCGGAATGAGCGCTGCGGCCCGAGCCCGCCGCCGAGACGAGAACGCCGAGATCATCGTCTTCGAACGCGGCGACCACCCGTCGTTCGCCAACTGCGGACTCCCCTACTACGTCAGCGGCGAGATCGACGACGAGTCGTCGCTGCTGGTGCAGACGCCGGACTCCCTGAAGGACGCCCTCGACATCGACGTCCGCATCCGGCACGAGGTGATCGCCGTCGACGCCGCCGCACAGACCGTCGACGTCCGCCACGACGGCACGGTCACCACCTGGACCTACGACGCCCTCGTTCTGGCACCGGGAGCCTCTGCCGTCCGACCGCCGATTCCCGGGATCGACTCCCCGCGCATCCAGACCCTGCGCACCGTCGGCGACGCCGCAAGGATGCGCGACGAGGTCGAGGCCGGCGCCACCCGCGCCGTGGTCCTCGGCGCCGGGTTCATCGGATTGGAGGCCGCCGAGGGCCTGCGGATGCGCGGACTGACGGTCGACGTCGTCGAGTCGGCGCCGCACGTCCTGCCTCCCCTGGAGAACGAGCAGGCGTCACTGATCCAGGACGAACTGCGCGCGATGGGCATCACCCTGCACACCGGTGTCGCCGCGACCGCCGTCGAATCCGGCCCCGAGCACGACACCGTGGTCCTGGCCGACGGCACGCGGATCGACGCGGACATCGTCGTGCTGTCGGTCGGCGTCCGCCCCGACACCGCAGTCTTCGAAGCAGCAGGAATCGCATGCGAGCGCGGCGCGATGATCGTCGACGAGCACGGTCGCACCAGCCTCGAGAACGTGTGGGCGGTCGGCGACGCCACCGTCAGCACCGATTCGGTGACCGGCCTGCGTCGTCCTGTCGCCCTGGCGGGGCCCGCCAACCGGGCCGGCCGTCTGGTGGCCGACCACATCGCCGATCCGACCACCGCGCGGCCCATCCCCCAGCCGGTCGGCACCGCGATCGTCCGGGTCGGCGGCCTCACCGCCGCGCTGACCGGCGCCAACCGCGCCGCTCTCGACCAGGCCGGCATCGACTACCGGACCGTCCACCTCCATCCGGGCAGCCACGCGGGCTACTTCCCGGGCGCCGAGCAGATCCATCTGCTGATGCACGTCCGCGCCGACGACGGCCTGATCCTGGGTGCCCAGGCGGTGGGCGCCGACGGCGTCGACAAGCGGATCGACGTCCTCGCGACCGCCATCCGCAACCGGATGACCGGGCCGGACCTGATCGACCTCGACCTCGCCTACGCGCCGCCCTTCGGCTCCGCGAAGGATCCCGTGAACCTGGCGGGCATGATCGCCGAGAACGTCGTCAACGGATCCTTGAACCTCTGGTACGCCGACGAGTACGGCACGGGCGACCATCTGATCCTCGACGTCCGCGGTCCGGCCGAGCAGGACGCCGATCCGGTGCCGGGTGCGCTGTGCATTCCGCACGTGCAGGTCCGGGATCGGCTCGACGAGATCCGCGACGCCGCGGCCGGCCGCGAGGTCCGCGTCCTGTGCGCCAGCGGCATGCGGTCGTACCTGGCTTACCGGATCCTCCGTGCGGCCGGGATCCCCGCCGCCAACCTGTCCGGCGGACTGCTGACCCTGCGGGCCGCCGAATCCATCCGCCCGCTCCAGACCGTCTGA
- the fdxA gene encoding ferredoxin produces MTYIIAEPCVDVMDRACVEECPVDCIYEGGRSLYIQPDECVDCGACEPVCPVEAIFYEDDVPDEWEPYVSANVDFFVELGSPGGASKVGKTDFDPAFIKALPPMGEED; encoded by the coding sequence GTGACCTACATCATCGCTGAGCCCTGCGTGGACGTGATGGACCGGGCCTGTGTCGAAGAGTGCCCGGTGGACTGCATCTACGAGGGCGGACGCAGCCTCTACATCCAGCCCGACGAGTGCGTCGACTGCGGTGCCTGTGAGCCGGTCTGTCCGGTGGAGGCGATCTTCTATGAGGATGATGTGCCGGACGAGTGGGAGCCCTACGTGAGCGCCAACGTCGACTTCTTCGTCGAACTCGGTTCGCCCGGCGGTGCCAGCAAGGTCGGCAAGACCGACTTCGACCCGGCCTTCATCAAGGCGCTGCCCCCGATGGGCGAAGAGGACTGA
- the mshB gene encoding N-acetyl-1-D-myo-inositol-2-amino-2-deoxy-alpha-D-glucopyranoside deacetylase, whose product MIVGPARMLLLHAHPDDESIMTGGVIAAYLARGVDVRVLTFTLGEEGEVIGDRWAQLVADGGADQLGGFRIGELDAALSALTPPGVVGPRPRFLGGAGRWRDSGMAGTPSAEHPRALFQATPEELTAALADELTSFAPQVVVTYDEAGTYGHPDHKRVHDISRLAIPVAEERLGRAFKVYESVTQASALASGLAAVREVPDGWRMPEAGELPSYPDDRITASVDISAVLHRKVRALAAHATQVTVAPSHTEYALSNDIVQPIMSTEHFIRTDPGRVDGVVETDLFAGVPL is encoded by the coding sequence ATGATTGTCGGGCCCGCACGGATGCTGCTGCTGCACGCGCATCCCGACGACGAGTCGATCATGACCGGCGGCGTCATCGCCGCCTACCTGGCGCGCGGCGTCGACGTCCGCGTCCTGACCTTCACCCTCGGTGAGGAGGGCGAGGTGATCGGCGACCGCTGGGCGCAGCTCGTGGCCGACGGCGGAGCAGACCAGCTCGGCGGCTTCCGCATCGGCGAACTCGACGCCGCACTGTCGGCACTGACCCCGCCCGGCGTCGTCGGACCCCGACCGCGCTTCCTCGGCGGGGCGGGCCGCTGGCGCGACTCCGGGATGGCGGGAACGCCGTCCGCAGAGCACCCGCGAGCGCTGTTCCAGGCGACGCCCGAGGAATTGACCGCGGCCCTGGCCGACGAACTGACGAGCTTCGCGCCGCAGGTCGTCGTCACCTACGACGAGGCGGGCACCTACGGACACCCCGATCACAAGCGCGTCCACGACATCTCCCGACTGGCGATCCCGGTGGCGGAGGAACGACTGGGACGCGCGTTCAAGGTGTACGAGTCGGTGACCCAGGCGTCCGCCCTCGCGAGCGGACTGGCCGCCGTCCGCGAGGTGCCCGACGGCTGGCGGATGCCCGAGGCGGGGGAGCTGCCCAGCTACCCCGACGACCGGATCACGGCGAGCGTCGACATCAGCGCGGTCCTGCACCGCAAGGTCCGGGCGCTCGCGGCGCACGCGACCCAGGTGACGGTCGCGCCGTCGCACACCGAGTACGCCCTGAGCAACGACATCGTGCAGCCGATCATGTCGACCGAGCACTTCATCCGCACCGACCCGGGCCGCGTCGACGGCGTGGTCGAGACCGATCTGTTCGCGGGCGTGCCGCTGTGA
- a CDS encoding NUDIX domain-containing protein, with protein sequence MIDIESSAVSVDAVVLRTGGGGTQVLVHRRAAEPFAGEWALPGVLLGAGERISDAAVRAAGKAGVAVDHVSGVGQLVVFDEPHRDPRGPTLSISAWITVAGFEPADPDEVRWVSWDAVPPLAFDHERILADVRPVLADKLWRDLTFSRALTGPGFSVRTALEITQSLAGAAVDRGNLNRTLKRIAVRSEEPVADGVGRPGAYWRWE encoded by the coding sequence GTGATCGATATCGAATCGTCGGCGGTGTCGGTCGACGCCGTCGTCCTGCGGACCGGCGGTGGCGGGACGCAGGTGCTGGTCCATCGGCGCGCAGCCGAGCCCTTCGCGGGCGAGTGGGCGCTGCCCGGCGTGCTGCTCGGCGCGGGGGAGCGGATCTCCGATGCCGCGGTCCGTGCCGCGGGGAAGGCTGGAGTGGCGGTCGATCACGTGTCGGGCGTCGGCCAGCTCGTCGTCTTCGACGAGCCGCACCGCGACCCGCGGGGTCCCACGTTGTCGATCAGCGCGTGGATCACCGTCGCCGGATTCGAACCGGCCGACCCCGACGAGGTCCGGTGGGTCTCGTGGGATGCCGTGCCGCCGCTGGCGTTCGACCACGAGCGGATCCTCGCGGACGTGCGGCCCGTCCTCGCCGACAAGCTGTGGCGCGATCTCACCTTCAGTCGAGCGCTCACCGGCCCGGGATTCAGCGTCCGCACCGCCCTGGAGATCACCCAGTCCCTCGCCGGTGCCGCCGTCGACCGCGGGAACCTCAACCGCACGCTGAAGCGGATCGCGGTGCGGTCCGAGGAACCCGTGGCCGACGGCGTCGGCCGACCGGGCGCCTACTGGCGGTGGGAGTGA
- the dapC gene encoding succinyldiaminopimelate transaminase has protein sequence MSSALPDFPWDTIADAKAAAAAHPGGIVDLSVGTPVDPVDPVIRKALDESSEFPGYPQTVGTRDLRDAAVAALLRRFGVTGLDESSILPVIGTKEVIAGLPAQIGVAAGDLVVIPEVAYPTYEVGALLAGADILRADTVDAIGDRDPVLIYLNSPSNPTGRVQGADELRAIVDWARSRGAVVVSDECYLGLTWEGSAYSVLHPDVCGGDHTGLIAVHSLSKVSNLASYRAGFLAGDRELIAELLAVRKHAGMIVPFPIQGATVAALNDDAHVDAQRERYRARRDKLRTALLAAGFTIDHSEAGLYLWATRGEGARVTQRWLADRGILVAPGDFYGPAGAQHIRMALTGTDERVDAAVERLRP, from the coding sequence GTGAGTTCCGCCCTTCCCGACTTCCCGTGGGACACCATCGCGGACGCCAAAGCCGCGGCGGCGGCGCATCCGGGCGGAATCGTCGACCTGTCGGTCGGCACGCCGGTCGATCCCGTGGATCCGGTGATCCGGAAGGCGCTCGACGAGTCCTCGGAGTTCCCCGGCTATCCGCAGACCGTCGGCACGCGCGACTTGCGCGACGCCGCGGTCGCAGCGCTATTGCGGCGGTTCGGCGTCACCGGTCTCGACGAGTCGTCGATTCTGCCGGTCATCGGCACCAAGGAGGTCATCGCCGGGCTGCCCGCGCAGATCGGTGTGGCGGCAGGCGACCTGGTCGTCATTCCCGAGGTCGCCTACCCGACGTACGAGGTGGGTGCGCTGCTGGCCGGCGCCGATATCCTGCGCGCCGACACCGTCGATGCGATCGGTGATCGCGATCCCGTCTTGATCTACCTGAACAGTCCGTCGAACCCGACGGGCCGCGTCCAGGGCGCCGACGAACTCCGCGCCATCGTCGACTGGGCGCGCTCCCGCGGTGCCGTCGTCGTCTCAGACGAGTGCTACCTCGGCCTCACCTGGGAGGGGAGTGCGTACTCCGTGCTGCACCCCGATGTCTGCGGCGGCGACCACACCGGGCTCATCGCGGTGCACTCGCTGTCGAAGGTCTCCAATCTCGCGTCGTACCGCGCTGGGTTCCTCGCCGGCGACCGCGAGTTGATCGCGGAACTCCTCGCCGTGCGCAAGCACGCCGGGATGATCGTGCCGTTCCCGATCCAGGGCGCCACCGTCGCCGCACTGAACGACGATGCTCACGTCGACGCCCAGCGGGAGCGCTACCGCGCCCGCCGGGACAAGCTCCGCACCGCACTGCTGGCGGCGGGCTTCACCATCGACCACTCCGAAGCGGGCCTGTACCTCTGGGCCACGCGCGGCGAGGGCGCTCGAGTGACCCAGCGCTGGCTGGCCGACCGCGGCATCCTCGTCGCCCCCGGCGACTTCTACGGTCCGGCCGGTGCTCAGCACATCCGCATGGCGCTGACCGGCACCGATGAGCGCGTCGACGCCGCAGTGGAGCGGCTCCGCCCGTAA
- a CDS encoding adenylosuccinate synthetase produces MNGRHIAVVGLGFGDETKGATVDWLSARLRPSAVVRFNGGAQAAHNVVADGVHHTFRLFGSGTFAGVPTHLSRHVAVDPWRLAAEALDLEGLGVPDPLRRISVSPDAAVVTPIHIAANRTREDRRGDGRHGSCGLGIGESRWYRLAHEAGLRRGESLYGIEATGDADVPALTVADCLDPQAIRRKLMALSEFYAPLLEDGDHEPPSVRVMAATLAEFGRVATVVDDRARLADAADSGRLLFEGAQGVLLDEWRGLHPHTTWSTTLPSIPQQLLAEAGQPPALVLGVVRAYATRHGAGPLPTEDAALTIPEPHNGTGVYQGAWRTGHVDLPLLRYAADVCRRHGGLDALAVSHLDAIEGQDVRVARRYDGGETYRLGAYRDLAHQAALTDVARSVRPVLDAVESGRVPIELARAAGVPAAVLAAGPRREDRTPTSAGETLFGMAAFAGVGAVQ; encoded by the coding sequence ATGAACGGCAGGCACATCGCCGTGGTGGGGCTGGGCTTCGGCGACGAGACGAAGGGCGCGACGGTCGACTGGCTCAGTGCCCGGCTCCGCCCGTCGGCGGTGGTCCGCTTCAATGGCGGAGCGCAGGCCGCGCACAACGTGGTCGCCGACGGCGTGCACCACACCTTCCGGCTGTTCGGCAGCGGGACGTTCGCCGGGGTGCCGACGCACCTGAGTCGGCACGTCGCCGTGGACCCGTGGCGGTTGGCCGCCGAGGCCCTCGACCTGGAGGGCCTCGGCGTGCCCGACCCGCTTCGACGGATCTCGGTGAGCCCCGACGCGGCCGTCGTGACCCCGATCCACATCGCGGCGAACCGCACGCGGGAGGACCGTCGCGGCGACGGACGGCACGGGTCGTGCGGGCTCGGAATCGGCGAGAGCCGCTGGTACCGGCTCGCGCACGAGGCAGGCCTGCGCCGCGGCGAGAGCCTGTACGGCATCGAGGCGACCGGCGACGCCGACGTTCCGGCGCTGACCGTCGCCGACTGCCTGGACCCGCAGGCGATCCGGCGCAAGCTCATGGCGCTGTCGGAGTTCTACGCGCCGCTGCTCGAGGACGGCGACCACGAACCGCCGTCGGTCCGCGTCATGGCGGCGACCCTCGCCGAGTTCGGGCGGGTCGCGACCGTCGTCGACGATCGCGCCCGACTCGCCGACGCCGCGGACTCGGGGCGACTCCTGTTCGAGGGCGCGCAGGGAGTCCTGCTCGACGAATGGCGGGGGCTGCACCCGCACACCACCTGGAGCACCACGTTGCCGAGCATTCCGCAGCAACTGCTGGCCGAAGCGGGACAGCCGCCCGCGCTGGTGCTCGGAGTGGTCCGGGCCTACGCCACCCGGCACGGGGCCGGGCCGCTGCCGACCGAGGACGCGGCGCTGACGATCCCTGAGCCGCACAACGGGACCGGCGTCTACCAGGGCGCATGGCGGACCGGACACGTGGACCTGCCGCTGCTGAGGTATGCGGCCGACGTCTGCCGACGGCACGGCGGCCTGGATGCGCTCGCGGTCAGTCACCTCGATGCGATCGAGGGGCAGGACGTCCGGGTGGCCCGGCGATACGACGGCGGGGAGACCTACCGGCTCGGCGCCTATCGAGACCTCGCTCACCAGGCGGCGCTGACGGACGTGGCGCGTTCGGTGAGGCCGGTGCTGGATGCGGTGGAGTCCGGTCGGGTCCCGATCGAGTTGGCCCGTGCGGCCGGCGTTCCGGCGGCCGTGCTGGCGGCCGGGCCGAGGCGAGAGGATCGGACGCCGACGTCGGCGGGTGAGACACTGTTCGGCATGGCAGCGTTCGCCGGCGTCGGAGCCGTTCAGTGA
- a CDS encoding J domain-containing protein, which translates to MNTETRAAVERVGAALNATDLFGPIGGSARTGRREFRRLAALLHPDRAAGDATVTQAFERLVVLYDQWRSPSAVVTGRSSSYTLTPTAMQGSVSVVYAATSAEGDAVAVKIPRTEAASRFLRGERSALRRLEAFTADPANAWLAPYYPRLLDTARAEVDADAVRPVNVLSAHGAAEGFVDLATVAAALPGGMDGRDWAWIHRRLLRAVAGAHAAGVVHGAIVPENILIHPEGHGVVLAGWSFAATPGARLPGRIASRRDLYPADLDEPASAALDVFMLHATMRALLAPSERRQQAFAAGCALTAPRMRPTAVALLGEYDELLEDLYGRRRFRPFPYTVSA; encoded by the coding sequence ATGAACACGGAGACGCGCGCAGCAGTCGAGAGGGTGGGGGCGGCCCTGAACGCCACGGACCTCTTCGGTCCGATCGGCGGCTCGGCGCGCACTGGACGGCGGGAGTTCCGTCGACTGGCTGCGCTCCTGCACCCGGACCGTGCGGCGGGGGATGCGACGGTCACGCAGGCCTTCGAGCGGCTCGTCGTGCTGTACGACCAGTGGCGTTCGCCGTCCGCGGTGGTCACCGGGCGCAGCAGTTCCTACACGTTGACGCCCACCGCAATGCAGGGGAGCGTCAGCGTCGTGTACGCGGCGACCTCCGCGGAAGGCGACGCCGTCGCGGTGAAGATTCCGCGCACCGAGGCTGCGAGCCGATTCCTCCGAGGAGAACGATCGGCACTCCGCCGACTCGAGGCGTTCACGGCCGACCCCGCGAACGCCTGGCTCGCGCCCTACTACCCGCGACTGCTCGACACGGCGCGCGCGGAGGTCGACGCCGATGCCGTCCGACCGGTGAACGTCCTGTCCGCACACGGTGCGGCCGAGGGATTCGTCGATCTGGCGACCGTCGCGGCCGCGCTGCCGGGTGGGATGGACGGCCGGGACTGGGCGTGGATCCATCGGCGCCTGCTGCGGGCCGTCGCAGGCGCCCACGCCGCCGGGGTGGTGCACGGGGCGATCGTCCCGGAGAACATCCTCATCCACCCCGAAGGCCACGGCGTGGTCCTCGCGGGCTGGTCGTTCGCCGCGACGCCGGGCGCACGGCTCCCGGGACGGATCGCGTCGCGCCGGGACCTGTACCCGGCCGACCTCGACGAGCCCGCGAGCGCGGCGCTGGACGTGTTCATGCTGCACGCGACGATGCGCGCGCTGCTCGCGCCGAGCGAACGCAGACAACAGGCGTTCGCCGCCGGCTGCGCCCTGACCGCGCCGCGCATGCGGCCCACCGCCGTCGCACTCCTCGGCGAGTACGACGAGCTGCTCGAAGACCTGTACGGACGACGCCGATTCCGGCCGTTTCCGTACACCGTGAGCGCCTGA